In a single window of the Methanolobus psychrophilus R15 genome:
- a CDS encoding aminoacyl-histidine dipeptidase, whose translation MDLITKEILEVFEDINTIPRCSGHEENIANWLKEQALSAGLSFKFDSVNNVLISVPASKGYETSPVVVIQGHMDMVCEKTQGSFHDFSKDPIRHVIEGDWLRADGTTLGADNGIALAIVLVLARHREIPHPPLELLFTVDEETGLTGANELMPDFISGKILLNLDSEEEGVFITGCAGGMNTTISLLLERTALPADHRSCRLLVTGLAGGHSGVDIHEKRANANKLLASALSSLMEKTGLLLLSISGGSAHNAISRHAEALMTLPPEQYESALTIVRRIEEEALSEYSENDPSLSITLSTQVADERLLPVSQDMGRKIVSLLEKLPHGVIRMSEDMPGIIKTSSNLAIIRTETGRAEDGKTGDRLLIVTSQRSCVNSELHEITNNVAITAESVGADVEHSSGYPSWQPDVSSLLMKRCKDVYSKTFGKEPEIEVIHAGLECAVIGSKFPGMDMISFGPTIRNPHSPDEKLCIPSVSRVWKLLVALLASFKADSRKQ comes from the coding sequence ATGGACTTAATCACAAAGGAAATACTTGAAGTGTTTGAGGATATCAACACCATTCCACGGTGTTCCGGGCACGAGGAAAACATAGCCAACTGGCTTAAGGAACAGGCCCTCTCAGCAGGCCTCAGCTTCAAGTTCGACAGCGTGAACAATGTCCTTATCAGTGTGCCTGCCTCAAAAGGCTATGAGACCTCACCCGTGGTGGTGATCCAGGGGCATATGGACATGGTATGCGAGAAAACGCAAGGCTCGTTCCATGACTTCAGTAAAGATCCCATAAGGCATGTCATCGAAGGCGACTGGTTAAGGGCGGACGGCACGACCCTTGGCGCTGATAACGGTATTGCGCTTGCGATAGTTCTTGTGCTTGCACGTCACAGGGAGATTCCCCACCCTCCACTTGAACTGCTCTTTACTGTAGATGAGGAAACAGGGCTGACAGGTGCAAATGAACTGATGCCCGATTTCATTTCCGGGAAGATACTGCTTAACCTTGACTCAGAGGAAGAAGGCGTATTCATAACCGGCTGTGCCGGCGGTATGAATACTACCATAAGCCTGCTCCTGGAACGTACAGCACTCCCGGCGGATCACCGATCTTGCCGTCTTTTGGTCACTGGTCTGGCTGGAGGCCATTCCGGTGTGGACATACATGAAAAAAGAGCCAATGCCAATAAACTGCTGGCATCAGCCCTCAGCAGCCTTATGGAGAAGACCGGCCTGCTTCTTCTGAGTATCAGTGGAGGCTCTGCTCACAACGCCATCTCCCGCCACGCTGAAGCTCTTATGACATTGCCTCCTGAGCAGTATGAGAGCGCCTTGACAATTGTCCGGCGTATCGAAGAGGAAGCCCTGAGTGAATATAGTGAAAATGATCCTTCCTTGTCCATAACTCTTTCAACGCAGGTCGCAGATGAGAGATTGCTGCCGGTGTCTCAGGATATGGGGCGAAAGATAGTATCCCTCTTAGAAAAATTACCTCATGGCGTTATCAGGATGTCGGAAGACATGCCCGGGATTATAAAGACATCAAGTAACCTGGCAATTATCAGGACCGAGACAGGCAGAGCCGAAGACGGCAAGACAGGTGACAGGCTTTTGATAGTCACAAGCCAGCGCAGCTGCGTCAATTCCGAGCTACACGAAATCACAAATAATGTGGCAATAACTGCAGAATCCGTGGGGGCGGATGTTGAACACAGCAGCGGCTATCCGTCCTGGCAGCCTGATGTGTCCTCCCTCCTTATGAAGCGCTGTAAGGATGTTTATTCCAAAACATTCGGGAAGGAGCCGGAAATTGAAGTGATACACGCAGGACTTGAGTGCGCGGTCATAGGCTCGAAATTCCCCGGGATGGACATGATATCTTTTGGTCCCACCATAAGAAACCCGCATTCTCCTGATGAAAAGCTCTGCATCCCTTCTGTTTCCAGGGTATGGAAACTCCTTGTTGCACTTCTGGCCTCATTCAAGGCTGATTCCCGCAAACAATAA
- a CDS encoding thiamine pyrophosphate enzyme-like protein → MSSKRILMGNEAIAFGAMKAGVQIASGYPGTPSSEVMETIASHAKEYGIYAEWATNEKVALETAVGAAYSGANAIVTMKQVGLNVASDPLMSLSYIGVKGSLVILVSDDPGPHSSQTEQDTRAFGHFANIPVLDPSTPQEAYNMTLLAFRLSHEMETPVILRTTTRVSHGCADVVIGDIAPIPRDIEGFVKDTRWTIFPKLTAQRHPLLEDLQLRLSDCFSEYFEDNSFNSLSKGSSRIGIAASGVSYLYAMEAVRKLPGVFSVFKTATVYPFPEKAALDFLKGITDLIVVEELDPYMEEQFLQLAGKHHLNVNIYGKKNGCFPVSGEYDVDVVIDGINSSLERGNTDVPGLSHSPPAINLKEVPSLLIRAPTLCAGCMHRTVFYAFKKAAGKLRSQKGIDSVFSGDIGCYTLGNARPLNMVDTCLCMGAGISIAAGLSHTQEYSNNGKAKQIAFIGDSTFFHSGIAAVVSAVYNSADITIAVLDNRTTAMTGHQPHPGIGITAVGSPAKIIDIAEVLKSCGVGLVRTIEADGLDGCIDAATEAMQFEGPSAVVFRGKCVAISKGEGQYIVDEDKCTGCKLCISQLGCPAIFSISSGLPVIQDTCSGCGLCAQTCPSEAIVLKEVL, encoded by the coding sequence TTGTCCAGTAAACGTATATTAATGGGTAACGAAGCTATTGCTTTTGGCGCGATGAAAGCCGGTGTACAGATAGCCAGCGGGTACCCCGGCACACCTTCCAGCGAGGTTATGGAGACCATAGCCTCCCATGCGAAAGAATACGGCATCTATGCCGAATGGGCGACCAATGAGAAGGTGGCGCTCGAAACAGCCGTGGGAGCCGCATATTCAGGTGCTAATGCCATCGTTACAATGAAACAGGTCGGTCTCAACGTAGCTTCCGACCCTCTCATGAGCCTCTCGTACATAGGGGTGAAGGGCTCTCTTGTCATTCTCGTTTCCGATGACCCGGGCCCGCACTCCTCCCAGACCGAGCAGGACACAAGGGCCTTTGGCCATTTTGCAAATATACCTGTCCTGGACCCTTCCACGCCGCAGGAGGCCTACAATATGACCCTGCTGGCTTTCAGATTATCGCATGAGATGGAAACCCCCGTGATACTCAGGACGACCACACGCGTTTCCCATGGATGTGCGGACGTAGTCATTGGGGACATAGCTCCGATTCCCAGAGATATCGAGGGGTTTGTAAAGGACACAAGATGGACCATATTTCCCAAGCTGACAGCCCAGAGGCACCCTCTGCTGGAGGACCTTCAGTTGAGATTATCGGACTGTTTCTCCGAATACTTCGAGGACAACTCGTTCAATTCATTGTCAAAAGGGAGCAGCAGGATAGGCATTGCTGCTTCGGGTGTCTCTTATCTCTATGCAATGGAAGCTGTAAGGAAGTTACCCGGTGTGTTCTCGGTCTTCAAAACAGCAACTGTTTACCCCTTCCCTGAAAAGGCAGCCCTTGACTTCCTGAAGGGAATCACTGACCTGATAGTTGTCGAGGAGCTGGACCCGTATATGGAAGAGCAGTTCCTGCAACTGGCAGGCAAACACCACCTCAATGTAAACATATATGGAAAGAAGAACGGCTGCTTCCCGGTAAGCGGGGAGTACGATGTCGATGTTGTCATTGACGGCATCAACAGCTCACTGGAAAGAGGCAATACGGATGTTCCCGGCCTTTCCCATTCACCGCCTGCCATCAACTTAAAAGAAGTCCCTTCTCTCCTGATAAGGGCTCCCACCCTGTGTGCAGGCTGCATGCACAGGACGGTGTTTTATGCATTCAAGAAAGCTGCCGGCAAACTGAGGTCACAGAAGGGTATCGACTCCGTGTTCTCCGGGGATATCGGGTGTTACACACTTGGGAATGCCAGGCCGCTGAATATGGTCGACACCTGCCTTTGCATGGGCGCTGGTATCAGCATCGCCGCCGGCCTGTCCCACACACAGGAGTACAGCAACAATGGGAAAGCAAAGCAGATCGCCTTTATCGGTGATTCGACCTTTTTCCACTCAGGGATAGCTGCGGTCGTCAGTGCGGTATACAACAGTGCTGACATCACTATTGCGGTTCTCGACAACCGCACCACCGCCATGACAGGACACCAGCCGCATCCGGGTATCGGCATAACGGCCGTGGGCTCGCCTGCAAAGATAATCGACATAGCAGAAGTCCTCAAAAGCTGCGGTGTCGGCCTGGTCAGGACAATAGAGGCGGATGGCCTTGATGGATGCATAGATGCAGCCACAGAAGCTATGCAATTCGAAGGTCCGTCTGCTGTTGTGTTCCGGGGGAAATGTGTTGCTATAAGCAAGGGAGAAGGGCAGTATATTGTTGATGAAGATAAATGCACAGGCTGCAAGCTTTGCATCTCACAGCTGGGATGCCCCGCCATATTCTCAATATCTTCGGGCCTGCCTGTGATTCAGGATACATGCAGTGGCTGTGGCCTGTGTGCCCAGACATGTCCCTCAGAAGCCATTGTTCTGAAGGAGGTCTTGTAA
- a CDS encoding Appr-1-p processing domain protein, translating into MSGKDQCTISVIMGDIVEQEVDAIVNTANNSLLGGGGVDGAIHKAAGPQLLEECKTLGGCPTGEAKITRGYRLPAKWVIHTVGPVWEGGNSGENIMLENAYMNSLILAAEYDFKSIAFPGISTGAYGFPVERAAVIAAGTIQNFLGSWSTLKDIRMVFFSDRAYVSYSLAVDALFHKCGQAKPMSL; encoded by the coding sequence ATGTCCGGCAAAGACCAGTGTACAATAAGTGTTATCATGGGCGACATAGTGGAACAGGAAGTGGATGCGATAGTTAATACAGCCAATAACTCGCTCCTGGGAGGCGGCGGAGTTGATGGGGCCATACACAAGGCTGCTGGCCCGCAACTCCTTGAGGAGTGCAAGACCCTGGGAGGCTGTCCTACAGGCGAGGCAAAGATAACAAGAGGTTACAGGCTGCCTGCGAAGTGGGTGATACACACAGTTGGCCCTGTCTGGGAGGGAGGGAATTCCGGAGAGAACATAATGCTGGAAAATGCCTACATGAACTCTCTTATTCTTGCTGCTGAATATGACTTCAAGAGCATAGCCTTTCCGGGGATCAGCACTGGAGCATATGGTTTTCCGGTTGAGAGAGCTGCTGTGATAGCTGCCGGGACTATACAGAACTTCCTTGGGTCATGGAGCACTCTTAAAGACATCCGGATGGTCTTTTTCAGTGACAGGGCATATGTGAGCTACTCTCTGGCAGTGGATGCGCTATTCCATAAATGTGGGCAGGCAAAACCCATGTCATTATGA
- a CDS encoding Na+/solute symporter has product MLNHILLVLYVAGILLLSLKLRQGTFSGFVVSDRNVIHPAVIGIAYMAAYFSAASFLGGGGYGLIAGLPWVIWAVFFHVAFACLAFLIAPKIWTASQKYDAKTVPQLLERRYNSQRGKVLLAGIMLLMYTVYLVAIFKGCANLFQGLLGVTYVQGLLIAVVIVALYYVIGGLPAILWISFLQGLIMLVGAVFLYGGLISSGGGLGIWDMIPENILSMSGAAVPWQKTFGNAFAISLGLLALPDLLIMLFSAKDKRVVRFAGIYGPISITIYALCIFSLGVLAYGVFSSEQLAPFMANPDGLVPFLATSLLPPGFDSIVLLAAISAAMSTMSAIVLVTTTALTSDILKYVRPATPDDKVLLMTRIVGVIIILVSAFFALDVPQMIVPLVSASMGVIACCVFIPLIFGLYWERGTSTGFTASLIASFGSIVLWQLFGNPLIHPVFIGLVCGTIAYLGGSLASARQIPTTVGDIEVTID; this is encoded by the coding sequence ATGCTTAATCATATCCTCCTGGTATTGTATGTGGCCGGAATCCTTTTGCTCTCCCTGAAACTCAGGCAGGGAACCTTTTCAGGATTTGTAGTATCGGACCGCAATGTGATACATCCCGCAGTCATAGGTATAGCCTACATGGCTGCCTATTTCAGCGCTGCCTCTTTCCTGGGCGGGGGAGGCTACGGGCTTATCGCCGGCCTCCCATGGGTCATCTGGGCAGTTTTCTTCCACGTTGCCTTTGCCTGCCTGGCATTCCTCATTGCACCAAAGATATGGACAGCATCCCAGAAGTACGATGCCAAAACAGTACCCCAGCTACTGGAACGCAGATATAATTCCCAGAGAGGCAAGGTCCTGCTTGCAGGGATTATGCTACTGATGTACACAGTATATCTGGTCGCTATCTTCAAGGGCTGTGCCAATCTTTTCCAGGGCCTCCTCGGAGTTACATATGTCCAGGGCCTGCTGATAGCAGTGGTTATTGTGGCTCTATATTACGTGATAGGCGGATTGCCTGCCATCCTGTGGATAAGCTTCCTGCAGGGACTTATTATGCTGGTAGGTGCCGTATTCCTTTACGGAGGACTCATCTCAAGCGGCGGAGGCCTGGGCATTTGGGACATGATCCCTGAGAATATACTGAGCATGAGCGGAGCCGCAGTCCCGTGGCAAAAAACATTCGGGAATGCCTTCGCAATAAGTCTCGGCCTCCTGGCACTGCCTGACCTGCTGATCATGCTCTTCTCTGCCAAGGATAAGAGAGTAGTGCGCTTTGCAGGTATCTATGGCCCTATATCCATCACCATCTACGCATTATGTATCTTCTCTCTGGGCGTGCTGGCCTACGGAGTGTTCAGCTCGGAACAACTGGCCCCCTTCATGGCGAACCCCGACGGGCTGGTACCGTTCTTGGCAACATCATTGCTGCCGCCTGGATTCGATAGCATCGTGCTGCTGGCTGCTATCTCTGCTGCCATGTCCACAATGAGCGCCATTGTGCTGGTAACCACAACCGCCCTTACTTCAGATATCCTGAAGTACGTGCGTCCTGCCACTCCTGATGATAAGGTGCTCCTTATGACAAGGATAGTGGGTGTAATCATTATTCTCGTGTCGGCATTCTTCGCACTGGACGTACCCCAGATGATAGTGCCACTGGTTTCCGCAAGCATGGGAGTGATTGCCTGCTGCGTCTTTATCCCGCTCATTTTCGGGCTTTACTGGGAGCGCGGCACTTCAACAGGATTTACTGCAAGCCTTATAGCAAGCTTTGGCTCGATAGTGCTCTGGCAGCTCTTTGGTAATCCCCTGATCCACCCCGTGTTCATAGGTCTGGTCTGCGGCACTATAGCCTATCTGGGAGGAAGCCTTGCAAGCGCCCGCCAAATCCCGACCACGGTTGGCGATATTGAGGTAACAATTGATTGA
- a CDS encoding methyltransferase type 11, with translation MSFKSIGKVVNFADEETMELLALWRDAVSEVELNKHVHASSYVFDEYSHYIVVHDPLKMEFPKGRDEWNKRFCRETGVSVVKLIKHDGDRLYFKGLLALNNSSVYGIVPYTAFDQQEAAHPKLGMEKLKKEVFTEVIPLVKGKDILDVGCGLGAATMEIAQHNKSSKVLGIDLLEGTIRQCRINAEVYGIENAMFEAASIYDLPYENERFDTVTCFFMLHHLDDIPKALTETKRVLADGGKVFAAEPLDHHHGTEREGKDWIRLFEDAGFSAISKNISKAVFIQATEEK, from the coding sequence ATGTCATTCAAATCAATAGGTAAAGTAGTTAATTTTGCTGATGAGGAAACCATGGAACTGCTTGCGCTGTGGAGAGACGCAGTTAGTGAGGTCGAGCTAAACAAACATGTTCATGCATCATCATATGTATTCGATGAATATTCACATTATATTGTTGTCCATGACCCTCTGAAGATGGAGTTCCCAAAGGGCAGGGACGAATGGAACAAGCGGTTCTGCAGGGAAACCGGAGTTTCGGTTGTAAAGCTTATCAAGCACGATGGTGACAGGCTTTACTTTAAAGGTCTGCTTGCTTTGAATAATTCATCAGTATACGGCATTGTTCCCTACACGGCATTTGACCAGCAGGAAGCTGCACACCCAAAGCTGGGAATGGAGAAACTGAAGAAAGAGGTTTTTACTGAGGTAATACCGCTTGTCAAAGGTAAAGACATCCTGGATGTCGGTTGCGGGCTTGGAGCTGCGACGATGGAAATAGCACAGCACAATAAGTCATCAAAGGTACTCGGGATCGACCTGCTGGAAGGGACGATAAGGCAATGCCGCATCAATGCCGAGGTATATGGGATAGAGAATGCAATGTTCGAGGCCGCAAGCATATATGATCTGCCCTATGAGAATGAGAGATTCGATACTGTAACGTGCTTCTTTATGTTACATCACCTTGACGATATACCCAAAGCCCTGACAGAGACAAAAAGGGTACTGGCAGATGGAGGTAAAGTCTTCGCAGCTGAACCACTGGATCATCACCATGGCACTGAAAGAGAAGGAAAGGACTGGATACGGCTTTTTGAAGATGCGGGTTTTTCAGCCATATCGAAGAACATAAGCAAAGCAGTGTTCATTCAGGCAACAGAAGAGAAATAG
- a CDS encoding glutamine amidotransferase class-I — MKTLIVKNIPHEGPGILKPLLERNGIPYDIIDLDLLDLEAGTALPDTTHYNAIFVFGGPDSANDRNSKMLSELKMIKQAVENGTPYLGICLGMQVLVKACGGSVEKNHVKEVGVKGPDDNYFTADICKGKEDDPLFRGLAGPLKIFHLHGETVSLPAHLELLATGKFCRNQIVKAGNNAYGIQGHFELTPEMFNEWMVTDPDLKSGDGDGIARDFFDIYEEYRSNGERLFVNFLHIAGLIK, encoded by the coding sequence ATGAAAACCCTTATAGTCAAGAATATCCCGCATGAAGGACCGGGAATCCTTAAGCCTCTCCTGGAAAGGAATGGCATACCTTACGATATCATCGATCTGGATCTGCTTGATCTTGAAGCAGGAACTGCTCTTCCTGATACCACTCATTATAATGCAATCTTTGTTTTCGGAGGCCCAGACAGCGCCAATGACAGGAACAGCAAAATGCTCTCTGAACTGAAAATGATAAAGCAGGCAGTTGAGAATGGAACACCATACCTTGGCATCTGCCTTGGGATGCAGGTTCTTGTAAAGGCATGCGGCGGGAGTGTGGAAAAGAACCATGTCAAAGAGGTGGGAGTTAAAGGGCCTGATGACAACTATTTTACGGCAGACATATGCAAGGGAAAAGAAGATGATCCCCTCTTCAGAGGGCTGGCCGGTCCACTGAAGATATTCCACCTACATGGTGAGACTGTCAGCCTGCCCGCCCACCTGGAATTACTTGCCACGGGGAAATTCTGCAGGAACCAGATAGTAAAAGCCGGTAACAATGCCTATGGTATACAGGGGCATTTTGAACTGACCCCTGAGATGTTCAATGAGTGGATGGTTACGGACCCTGACTTGAAATCAGGAGATGGCGATGGAATTGCACGCGATTTTTTTGATATTTACGAAGAATACAGAAGCAACGGGGAAAGACTGTTCGTGAACTTCCTCCATATTGCAGGACTGATTAAGTAA